The Candidatus Arthromitus sp. SFB-mouse-Japan genome includes a region encoding these proteins:
- a CDS encoding polysaccharide deacetylase family protein, producing the protein MGNKIKNKKKVKYSFIGTAFMLFLSVIVTYVYFYNPTVLTFSSQKSLPIYRVDTEEKKVAITFDVNWGKDYTMQILDILDKYDSKASFFLIGKWIDYSKENVDLVKEMNKRGHEVANHSNIHPDFTNIDRDRIVRELEITDSKIYEITNKRSKLFRFPKGEYNQNSVEIVKSLGYIPIQWDVDSIDWKEDGLESEYQRVKNKLQAGSIALFHTNAKNTPENLERILKEFKDQGYEFVTLSELLYRENYEIDNMGVQKQLKNIT; encoded by the coding sequence TTGGGTAATAAAATTAAAAATAAAAAGAAGGTTAAATATTCATTTATTGGAACAGCTTTTATGTTATTCTTATCAGTAATAGTTACATATGTGTATTTTTATAATCCAACGGTACTTACATTTAGCAGTCAAAAATCATTACCAATATATAGGGTTGATACGGAGGAAAAGAAAGTTGCTATAACTTTTGATGTGAATTGGGGGAAGGATTATACGATGCAAATATTAGATATATTAGATAAATATGATTCTAAGGCATCGTTTTTCTTGATTGGAAAATGGATTGATTATAGCAAAGAGAATGTTGATCTTGTTAAAGAGATGAATAAGAGAGGGCATGAGGTAGCAAATCATAGTAATATACATCCAGATTTTACAAACATAGATAGAGATAGAATAGTTAGAGAACTTGAGATAACTGATAGTAAAATTTATGAAATTACAAACAAGAGAAGCAAATTATTTAGATTTCCTAAGGGAGAGTATAATCAAAATTCTGTTGAGATAGTTAAGAGTTTAGGATATATTCCAATTCAATGGGATGTTGATTCTATTGACTGGAAAGAAGATGGATTGGAGAGTGAATATCAACGTGTAAAAAATAAACTCCAAGCTGGATCAATTGCACTGTTTCATACTAATGCTAAAAATACACCAGAGAATTTAGAGCGGATATTAAAGGAGTTTAAAGATCAGGGATATGAATTTGTTACATTATCTGAACTTTTATATAGAGAAAATTATGAGATAGATAATATGGGTGTCCAGAAACAATTGAAAAATATTACTTAA
- a CDS encoding DUF4364 family protein, with protein sequence MLKDIIELADNKLLILYIIKKLKHPCSNDCITDIILSNNFLNYFLLQQYLIELVENEYLIIIHSKNEELYKIAPLGRKILEMFQNRISKFKIDCFKNYMSAIEKKNQIISSEVNIKSNNLEVTFLKNNKPILNLIIPNQSKDQIQLITKNCKDNSDHIYNLILSAITKQKK encoded by the coding sequence ATGCTGAAAGATATCATAGAACTTGCAGATAATAAACTTTTGATTTTATATATAATAAAAAAATTAAAACACCCTTGCTCAAATGACTGTATAACAGATATCATACTGAGTAATAATTTTTTAAATTATTTTTTGCTCCAGCAATATTTAATTGAATTAGTCGAAAATGAATATTTAATAATTATACATTCAAAAAATGAAGAACTATATAAAATCGCACCCCTTGGAAGAAAAATACTCGAAATGTTTCAAAATAGAATATCTAAGTTTAAAATCGATTGTTTCAAAAATTATATGTCAGCAATCGAAAAGAAAAATCAAATCATTTCATCAGAGGTAAATATCAAATCCAATAACCTGGAAGTCACATTTTTAAAAAATAATAAACCTATATTAAATTTAATTATACCTAATCAATCCAAAGATCAAATTCAACTAATAACCAAAAATTGCAAAGATAATTCTGATCATATTTATAATTTAATTTTATCTGCCATAACTAAACAAAAAAAATGA